The Sorex araneus isolate mSorAra2 chromosome X, mSorAra2.pri, whole genome shotgun sequence DNA segment ctcacacacacactctctcacacacgcacacacacactctctctcacacacacacactctctcacacacgcacacacacacacactctctctcacatacacacactctctctctcacacacacagacacactctctctctcacacacacacactctctctctcacacacacagacacactctctcacacacacactctctcacacacgcacacacacactctctctctcacacacacacacactctctcacacacacagacacactctctctctcacacacacacactctctcacacagacagacacactctctctcacacacacactctctcacacacgcacacacacactctctctcacacacacacactctctcacacacgcacacacacacacactctctctcacatacacacactctctctctcacacacacagacacactctctctctcacacacacacactctctctctcacacacacagacacactctctcacacacacactctctcacacacgcacacacacactctctctcacacacacactctctcacacacgcacacacacacactctctctcacatacacacactctctcacacacacacacactctctttctctctctctctcacacacactctctttctctctctcacacacacacactctctctcacatacacacactctctcacacacgcacacacacacactctctctcacacacacacactctctcacacacgcacacacacacactctctctcacacacacacactctctcacacacgctctctctcacacacactctctcacacacgcacacacacactctctctcacacacacacactctctcacacacgcacacacacacactctctctcacacacacactctctctctcacacacacacacactctctttctctctctctctctcacacacacactctctttctctctctcacacacacacactctctctctctttctctctctcacacacactctctctctcacacacacacacatgcacacacatgtgcatgtgcatacacacatgcacacacatacatacatgcacacaagcGTGCACACACCACAGGCTGAGGGTGGTTTGGCATCATGACCCCCGCTCTGAGACTCAGCGCTGCCACCGGCATGTCCCCCGGCTTAGCATGCTCTTGCCCAAGGCTGTTTGTGGCACGTGGAACCCTGAGTTCATTCTGCTTTTtcgtgggtttcttttttttgggggggtgttgtttGGTAGGtaggttttcaggccacacccagcagtgctcgaaggttactcctggctctgcactcggaatcttattcctggtggtgctcggggaccatgtgggctgccagggactgaaccaggtcagccacgtgcaggaaAGGTCCTTCCTGCTGCCCTGTAACTGGCCCCCGAGTGCCTCTGGCCAGCCCTCCTGCCCGCTTCCCCCCGCCGGCCGCGAGTCTGCTCTCCTGAGGCTGTGGGAGAGCGGGGCCAGGCGCCCTGACAGGGAGCGACGTGAGAGTCCTGGGGTGGGCACCACCTTGGGGACGATCTGCGGAGGGCCTCAGAGAACAGAAGGAGCCGGCCCCGGCCTGCCAACCTGAGGGGCTGCCCGGCCTGCCGGTGGGAGGGTCTCCCTGGGTGCTGGCCCGAGGGGCTGCTGGGTGTCTCTGCGCCTGTGGACAGGCCCTCACTCACCCGCTGGAGGGGCCCGGCCCGGGAgcgtgtgtggggggcggggggtggggggctcccctgCCCTGTGGGTGCCAGTCCCAGCCCTGTCGGGGGGAGCTGCCCGAGGACTCTGATGCTCTGTCCTCGGTCAGTGGGGACCTTGCACGCCCCTCGCGAGGCTCAGGTGTGGCcgcccctgctccagcccccactccgcCACGAGCCCCAGAATCACGGTTGCTTGTCTCTGCTTTGTACCTGGGGCCACGTCCGTCAGGACTGTTTCAGCGGTCTGGGGTgcgggggacggggtggggccCAGCAGCGGGAACACTCGAGGGGGTGCCCACCCCCAGCTCGGCCCAGCCGCCTCTGTGCCGAGGGGCCGCCAAGCTGCCAGCGGGGGCCCAGGGACTCCCGGGGGTGGGGCGGAGTATTCGGGCTGCAGAACCGTGCAGGGCTACAAAGGCagcaccccacagccccccacacacctgctgcCCACCCCCTGTGTCACCGGGCCAGAATTCGGTTCTGCCCGACATACAGGCTCAGAGCTCACATGATGTGCGGGCCGGGGTTCGGGGCCCAGGAGTCGGGCACCGTGTCCTATTCCCAGTACCGCAGAGCCCCCGGCTCTGCCAGGAGCTCCCCCAGATGGCAGAGAGCGGggaggagccccccccccccgcatgcctggctgtagcccccctccccctccaacaaAAGGTCAAGGGTCATGCTGACAAACTCTCCCCAGGGAATCAATCTGGCACTTCTAGGCAGCtacagaggagagggacaggacGAGGCCGGAGGCTCGGCAGACTCCAGCCAGGTGCCCCCGgccgcctgccccctccctggaaGCACCCGCGTCCCTGCCAAGCCGTCTCACTTCAGGGGGTGGGGACTCCCCGAGAGAGCTCGGACACGGGAGGGctccgtctctccagccctaggagtCAGGCTCGGGGCCAGAGCGGCCGTGACCCCGGGGGGAGCGTGcagagacagggcagggctggccgccccccccccccgcagagctCTGAGCTGTGGCCCGCCCCGGCCGCCTGCTCCTGGGGGTCCCGCCTGCCGGGGAATCTGATGTTCGAGACCATGATTGCAAAGTGACCCGCCCGGCTCACTCTCAccacccttcccctccttccccccaacccGGGGGTGCCCCTGTGCCGATCTGGGTGTCGGCCGGGCCGTGCCCACACTCACCCGCCCCGTGGCCGCCGTTCCTCTTAGGGCCGCCCGTGGCCCCGGCTCTGCTCTTGTGCCGCACGGCGCGGTTGAAGACGGAGTGTCTCTGGACGGGGGTGAAGCGTCTGGGCGGCGCCCCCCCGCCCTCGGGGTCCTCCTGGGGCGCGTCGGACTCGGGCTTGGGGCTCCCCAGGCCGGGCTCCCCCTCCATGTCCCAGGAGCCCGTGGCGGACGTCTCGTGTGTCTCCACATTGCCAGGCCCCCCCTGCTCCATGGACCGTCCGGGCTGCTTCTCAGCGGGGCGGCCGGaggggccccgcccctgcctccatCAGCGGACTCTGGAATGAGGAAGAGGCGGTTTTCAGAGGAGATTCCACCTGGGGCGGAGCGAGTGACAGCAGGTACTGGGCTTGTCTCGCACCGCCACGAGGGTGCccggagcacagaggcaggagtcagccctgagcacagagccaggaacactcccctagcacagagccaggagtgagccctgagcacagagccgggagtcagccctgagcacagaggcaggagtcagccctgagcacagagccaggaacactcccctagcacagagccaggagtgagccctgagcacagagccgggggagagccctgagcacagagccgggagtcagccccaagcacagagccaggagggagccctgagcactgccaggtgtgccccagcccctgcaacaaacaaacaaacaaacaaacaaaactattatGAGACTCCGAAATGTTCTGATCCGAGCACCCTGGGCCGACAGAAGCCCTTGTCCCCGCTGCAGTTTGGGGGCCCTTCTGTTGGGTTTCACAAGTGACACTGATTTGTTCTCTGCAGGGGCGCGCGGGAGCCAGCTGCAAGTGGCTTGCATAACTGACTCCCGTAAACACTTCCCGAGCAAGTCAAGAGGGAGCAGGGATGACACGGGCAGGGGAGCTGGCGAAAGCCGGGACGACGCTGCCGCAGAACCGAGGTGGACAGAGAGGCCACCTGCGAGTGACCGGTCGAGCCAGGGCCCTGGCGTCCCCCCCAGACCGGCCTCGGCCTGATCACGGGGGCCTGGTGTTTGAAAGGACGACGACGACGGGAGCATGGGCCTCTGTCGGCCCCCGGCCGGAGGGTGCCTTGACTCAGGGGGTGTAGAGGACCCCGCTgccgccccctcctcccggcACACGAGCAGGGCCCTGCGCTCCTTGGAGACACCGCAGGCAGTGCGGGGGGCTGGCACGGGGTTCTTGTGCCCTCACGCCTCTCCCGGGCCTGCAGCCTGGGGTgccggggtgcgggcggggggtgcgggggcatTTTTCTGGATCCTCATCTCAGAACCTGTAACCATCCTCCAGACCATCCGAGAATCTGGGTCCGAGAGACACACAGGGTAGGAGCTCGCCGtgcttgcagccgacctggctttggtccccgacaccccacggggtcctccgagcaccgccaggagtgaccctgagcaccgccaggcgggGCCTCATCCCTtccactacaaataaacaaaaacagccaGTCTGAAGTGTCGGTCTCTGGAAAGCTCCAGAACCTGGGGATAGGTGGGGTCAGCCCGCCCGCTGCCCCCTTCCTTCCAACCAGGTGCTCCGACCACCCCCACGCCCTCACTTTGGAGGTTCCCCAGggcctttttcctccctccccccagcccaaacACACAGCATGACCTGCAGGCAGGTGCCAGGCGGGCGGGGTCTTGGAATGTCGGGAGGGGCcggctcctccccccaggtccccagcccAGTCTAAGGCAGAGATAAACCTTACTACACTAAGGcggagcctggcgagctccccgtggcgtattcataggcccaaaccagtaacaaggctgagtctcattcccctgaccctgaaagagcctccaatgcggcaccattgggaaggatgagtaaagagaggctgctaaaatctcagggctaggacaaatggagacgttactgagaccgctagagaaaatcgacaatcaacgggatgatgatgatgatgatgatgatgatgatgacgacgatgatgatgatgatgatgacgacatgACGGCAGGACTTCAGAGCTCTGGGTAGGGCTTCTGGTACCATTTACGACCAGATGCCATACATTTCctggatttcttccttccctgctcTTCAGCCTGCGGGCAGGTGAACTCGGCTTAAGAcaagagctgggggagggggctcggggGGAACTGTGGGCCCCCCTGGGAGTTCTTCTCGTAGGCAGCTGGATGACCTGGTGTGTGGCCCCAGTATCTGTGTTCTGAGCCATGAGAGGCTGTGACCATGGCAAGGATTGGAGGCTGACCACCGGTCTTGGCCATCACCCTGCAGCTCCCGGTGTCCAGGGACACTGTGTGTTCAGGAGATGCTGCTTCAGTGCTAGGaaattcttcttatttatttatatatttatttattttttgctcttggggtcatacctggtgatactcaggggttactcctggctctgcactcagaaatcactcctggtgatatttaagggaccatataggatgccggggatcgaacccaggtcagccgcatgcaaggcaaacgccctgcctgctgtactatcgctccggcccccctgctGGGAAATTCTTAGGACCACCCCGCACTCCCCCATGGAGGGCATGTCCAACCTGAGCTACAGGAGAAAGAggaacctcagtttccccctgctGACTGCCAGCTCCCATCCCACCATTCGAACCTTCCCGAGCTCTCTCTCCTCTGAGACTGCGAAGCTTATACTGTCCGTAGCCTCGGAGACGGAGATACCAGGTGGTACCTGGCCAGATGATCAAATACGGGGACCAAAAGGCCTTAAATAACCCACAAGTTCCCAGCAACTTCAGGGGAACTGGAGGTGTTAATCTTAGCTTAACAACGCAAGTGGGCCCTAAATTGGGAATACGCTGAGACTTTGTTTGATTAGAAGCACAAAGACCCACTTTTCCTCTAAAAACCCACAGACTGAGAAACACTTAACTTAGTAATAGACGCCAGGCTCCTCCCTGCCGAGGATTCTGTCTCCACTGCTATTCAGCCAACGTTTCtatttctaactctgagtctgagcatctttattactcaatatttttattcttgaaaatactgacaaggggctggagctgttttgcagcggggaaggcgcttgccttgcacacagctgagcggggttcaatccccaacatcccatcggatcccccagcaccgccaggagcgattcctgagtcaGCATTGCCGGGGTAAGCCCcccagacaaacagacagacagacagacaatataTTGCTGACACTTTGGGCTGTGGGTGGGCATAGGCCACGGCCCCCGAGGGACGAGGCTGCCGCAGAGGCCGGGATGTTCCTGGGGGGGCCTCGTAATCGGGGGAAGAAGCTGCTTCCCTGGCCAGAGGCAGAGGGGaccctgcccagtgccctgggTGGGGGCGGCAGGGGCGACCCAGCGAGCTGGCTGGGCAGGCGCAGTGGAGCAGGAGTGATGGTGCGGCAGACCCGACCGGGGTCTTCAGAGTCCCATCACCGGGGGTCCCTGAAACCGCTGAGACTTATCTCTGATGACACTATCCCCCTTCCCTGCCGCCTGCACCTTCCACAGGGGGTCCCGGCTCTGACGCTGACTGGGTGGGGACCCCCGAGGGTCATGTAAGAATCCATTGTGCGTTGGGACCGCCTCTGGCTGGGCAGGGCTCCCAGCACCCTtggtggccggggggggggggtggcaggatcCCCAAAGCTGGCCAGACCAGGGTCAGAGGCCAGACGTCACCTGGTGTCACCTGGTGTCACCCAGGAGCGGCCAGTGAGCTCCAGATCAGGCAGGCAAGGGCCCTGGGTGGGCCCGGGGTGGGCGCTGTGCCAAGGGGTGACAGGGTCTGACCGGGGGGTCAGGGGAGCAGTGAGGGAGGGCGTTGTCCTGGcagagggggcagcagggggagggggaggggaggatgggcATCAGGGCTGTTGGGGTCAGTGAGGAGCGACCCTCGGCTGAAGCCACCACAACAGGGCGACTCTGCTCGGACTCGGGGCTTCGGGAAGCTTCTGTGTCCTGGGCCAGAGCATGGACTCTCCGGGGCTCTCAggggcctcctcctcctcacggCCACTGTGAGGCGGGGGtcagggatggggtggaggaTGGGCGACCAGGGATCAGAGATCGGAGATCGGGGATCGGGATCGGGGATTGGGGTTGCTCTGCCATCTGCAGCTGAGATTTCAGCTAAGGGACGGGATCAGGAATCAGGGATTCGGCATGGCGGAATCAGGGATGGAGAACTGGGACGTAGGGATCAGGGATCGGGATCTGGGTGGGATCGGGGATCAGGGATCGGGGATTGGGATCTGGATGGGATCAGGGATCGGGGACCCGGGATCAGAGACCCAGGATCAAGGATCGGGGGTTGAGATCGGGGATCAGGGATCAGGGATGGGGATTGGGATTGGGATCTGGGCGGGATTGGGGATCAGGGGTCGGGGATTGAGATCAGGGATCGGGGATCGGGGATCAGGGATCAGGGATCAGGGATTGAGATTGGGATCTGGGCGGGATTGGGGATCAGGGGTCGGGGATTGAGATCAGGGATCGGGGATCAGGGATCAGGGATCGGGGATTGAGATTGGGGACCAGGGATCGGGGATTGGGATTGGGATCTGGGTGGGATCGGGGATCAGGGGTTGGGGATTGAGATCGGGGATCGGGGCTGCTGAGACCCTGCCGAGGAGCAGGGACGGGGCTGTAATATGGGGGCAGGAGTCGGGAGACATCACACAGCTCCTGGGGGTCCCTGTgaggcccagggcctgggggtcaggcatacaggggaggggaagagcagGAGGCCAGCACAGCCCAGTGGGACCCCAGGACTGTGGCAGGGTCCCCTAGGTGACCTGCAGTTAGCAGCACGTGTGGGCTGGGAGGGGCTCGGGGACAGAGCGCAGGACAGGGGAGCCGGACGCCGGCCAGCGCCCTGCCACGAACAGCCCTAAGCACCACGTGTCTCTGAGCTCCACGGGGGTGACGCCAACACCAGGAGCCAGACGGGCACATGGACAGGATtcggtgggggtttgggggggcgcTATGGCTCCCGTGGAGAGCACAGGCCGGGCTCCGGACCCCCAGCCACGAGACCAGGAGTTGAAACCCAGATGGCCAGCAAGGCGGGGGCACTGAGTGCTGTGGGCACAGGCAGAACTGACGCTCAGCTCCACGGGGGCGCAGGGAACAGAGAGGCTGGGCTCTGGCCCCGGGTCGCACAGCCTAACAGCCAGGGCCACTCAAGCCGGCGGGAGCGGGCAGTGCCGGGGCGAGACACTCGGCAGGGCGAGACACGGGGAGAGGCAACAGGAACCCGTGGGGTTCCGGGCAGGAGGTCGAGGGTCCTCCCCCTCGCAGGGAGCCCCCCGGCCACAGTGCTGGGGTACCCGCTTCTCTCGGCCTCGACTCACTGCACGTGGGCAAGAGGGGACTCTCCTTGCTCCTGCCAGCCAGGGCGTGGGCCGGGGGGcatgcaggaggaggaggacggctCCCTTGGAGGCAGGGGCCTGCCTGCAGGAGGGGCAGGCTCGGGGGGGCAACTGGCTTCGGACCCTCCGGACTCAGGCATGGACTCGGCTGCTGTCTCCAGAGAAGCTGCGGGTGGCAAGATCTTTGCTGCCGAGGCCACGGCTGTCCTGGCCCCTTCTGCCCCCGTCTGTAGAGTCGGGGAACTTGCTACTGccagggggacagaggggccTACCGGGGGAGATGGTGTCCCACTGACCTCCCACCAAAACTGCCAAGGCAGGGCCCGGACTgagagcacggcagggagggcgtctgccttgcacgtggctgacctgggttcagtccccagcaccccatatagtcccctgagcaccatcaggactaattcctgagtgcagagccaggaataacccccgtgagcatgccaggtgtgacccaaaaaacaaacaaacaaagtcaaTACAATCCTGCACAGAAGGACAGTCCGCCCCACGCACAGGAGGTCATTggtatgctgtgtgtgtgtgtgtgtgtgtgtgtgtgtgtgtgtgtgtgagagagagagagagagagagacagagacagagacagagacagagacagagagtatgtgtgtgctGGAGGGCGGGGGGGTGCAGCAGGCTGTCCCACTAATCAGGCTTATTTCGATTCAGAAACTTTGCTGGCACTCGAGTCGCTCGTAAAGTTCTGGCAAATCTGTGTGCGTGGCTTATAAATCAGAAGGCAGCAGCAGAAGGGAAATGCACAAAAGGCGGAGGTGACACGGGTGAGGGAGCAGCTTTGTACAAGACCCCGGAGTTGGGGCTGAGGCCAGACTCCCTAGCCTTGGcccggagagacagtgcagggttaaggcaactgccttgcacgtggctgacacaaTTCAGTCTGGGCACCGcaggtggtccctgagtgcccccaggagagatccctgagcacagagccaggagtaagccctgagcaccaccataaagtggtccaaataa contains these protein-coding regions:
- the LOC129399882 gene encoding ephexin-1-like, encoding MEQGGPGNVETHETSATGSWDMEGEPGLGSPKPESDAPQEDPEGGGAPPRRFTPVQRHSVFNRAVRHKSRAGATGGPKRNGGHGADSPENRKSADEPLTSSTPRSRWPLWKIPATTQARASTSSPWA